Part of the Hirundo rustica isolate bHirRus1 chromosome 3, bHirRus1.pri.v3, whole genome shotgun sequence genome, ATGTTTTATGTTAATAAATGTCTTATGTTTTGCTGTGGGACTTCTAGTATCCTGAATCCTGTCAGTAGTGAGAGATTTCTTTCTCATCCAATAAGCTCTGGATCCTGGGGTTCGGATGTTTTTTATGTTAAATAGTGGGGTTTAATTACAACAGTTTGagtttttgcatttctgcagtCAGAAGCCGTACATTTAAAGCAGTCAGGTGCAAAGCTGAGAAAGCAGTGCAGTCCTATCTTTTAGAATCAACATATCAGCAGTTTGAGTATAGTTCTGACATCAAATTTTCAGTGAATTAAACATCCTGGTTTTGTGGTGGTGCTGCTAAAGAAgctaaaattagattttaagcTGCTGATACAGCACACAAAAAGGTACATGATTCATGTCTACATTCTCAGCCACTGACCCTGGCTTTTTCTTAGgtaattatttcaaaagcaccacaagatttttaaagaagtaCCTCTTctaatattttgtttctgagttCTGGGACATGGTGATCACATCAGCTGCTAGAAATGGGTTATATACATTACAACTGGATTAATATAAATTTACAAGCTGCTCACTGGGAGTTTCTCACCCAGAGTTGAACAGAGagctttttcatattttgtgaTAGCAATCCATGTCTCTCAGTTAAAATGTGAGGGTTTTACATCACTGTGAAGCACGTCTCTAGCGTGTTACCTTCTCACGGAGGAGACTTTTTACGCTGCAGTTTTCAGGTCATGTGCAGTGCCACGGGCTCTTTCCTTCTAACGTGCTGATACCATTTACCAGGTTTCCCATTGGCAGACTAATCCTTTGTGTTCCCTGTGCGCTGTGTGTTTGTCCCAGGTGGTAAATCTGCAGTACAGTGAAGTTCAGGACCGGGTCATGCTCACTGGCCGCCACATGGTCCGGGACGTGAGCTGCAAGAACTGCAACAGCAAACTGGGCTGGATCTATGAGTTTGCCACTGAAGACAGCCAGCGCTACAAGGAGGGCCGCGTTATCCTGGAAAGAGCCTTGGTGCGGGAGAGCGAAGGCTTCGAGGAGCATGTTCCATCCGACAATTCCTGAAGAGGCTCCAGTCTCTTCTCAGGTTCTCTTCAATTGAAACTCAAATATaataaaatcaacaaaaaaatctgcttacATACACTGTCACCTTAGCATCAGAGTCGGATTCATGGACTACAAAGTGGGAAAGATTGTGAGAATATTTCAGATGGaaccttcttttctttattccttttatattttattttccctccagAAGCTGTTTGTAGAAAGAATGTTGTGCAGATGCTGtaactttttctctctttcatttaCATCTGTTAGATTTGAGATTGTATCTTAAGGTACAGTGggctaaaaggaaaatatttgcaggaTTTGTCTTTTGTTGGAGAGAAATTCAatgagttttggttttttttttagtttgcaCAAACTGATGTCAGCATcaacttattttaaaactacagatttttttttaaagtatattccAAGTTTTGGGTAAAGTTTTTAGTTaggtttctggttttttgggcttttttttacCCAGCTTTTTTCACCTGGTTTGCTAGTTAAAGTGAAGAGATCCGAACTTGTGCTGAGTGCTAAAGGTTCAGTGTTGGTACGGCTTGGGCTGGCCCATGTGCCATATTCTTGTTGAGGTTGATTGGTAGCACAGAGCCCATTATTTCTTGTCATTCTTGACCCAAAGATGTCACCATTCCTTGTTTATTCGTGAAGTCCCATTCACCATGTAAACTGGTGTTGATTGGAAACTATTCTTGAAATAGGGCAAAActgcttggctttttttaacttttaacaGATGTAACTTATGAGCATAGTAATAATATAAAGTAATAGCTGTCTGTTTAGTCTTGCATTGCTTACGAATCCAGCTGTGTTTGTAATGATAGGGATCCACTGAGAAACTACTGTTTCagtagtctttttttttttcatttctctactAATCTCATTAAGTTAGACAGGGAATTGCAAATCTTAATTCTTCTTCAAGTAGCTTTCTTTAAACCCAGAACTTCCTATGTtaaacacagctgctgtgtaAAAGGAGAAGATTGCCAGCATGTTTGTTCATGCATAGAGTTATGCAATCTGCATCTCTTGAAAAGATTAACTTAAACAGCTTGTTTTCAAATGCTGCTTCTGGTGTTGAAACCTTTATCTTTCAACTTTGTTGAACTTTTTCATTGTGATGTTATGTTTTTATCTTTCTGGGCAGCAGTACTTGTCAGCCTAGTAGTAACTAGTGACTTGGATTCCTGCTTTGTTCTTGTAGAGGTCAGCTCTGTTTTAAACAGTGATCTTGCTTGccttttttagaaaaaatgcTCTTCATTAACTTAACTCAAGGGTGCCCAAACACTTTTCATTGTGTCTTAAGCCATAAGTTAGGATCTCAAGGGCTGAAATTTATTTGAATGTTAGATATGTATGATTTCTTATCCAAGATATGagttggttgtggttttttttcttatcgTGGATTAATTGTGGTCAGCATGAAATAAGTTACCCCACCCAGCCAAAGAGATCTGGGTTCTGACCTTTCAGAGTAACTTTTATTCTCTAGCCACAGCTCTATATCTGAAACTAAGATGTGGAGGGTGACTATGCagagtatttttcttaaattttttttggttgccAAGTGGCAAGTTGGACACCCCTGACTTGAATCTGCTGCCTCTTTCATGTAAAGGTAGCCTTGTTCTAGAAGTGTCacatagaaagaaaacagagtagATCGCATACCAGAGCTGTGCTTGAATCAAGCTGCTTAAACAATAGTGTACTTGTGCCTCAAATTAATCAGTTTTTGCACTGAGTACAGTAGTACCCCATTATCTTGTACTTCTGTCCTTCACAGACCCTGGAAGCACCATTAGCATGGTTCTCTGCTGTACTTTTCTTGTACTTCTGACATTACAGTACAATAAAGTATGTTTTGTCCTGAACTGATCTTTGCTGTTCTTTTCGAGTTATTATCACAGAATCTGTCAGCCAAGTCACATAACCCATCTTTCATTCCTTGTGTTAGTTTCCACAGCACAGTGACAGGCGGTTGACGAGCATCTCTCTCTGCATATGGGGTAAAAGAGTTCTGTTGATTTTGGAAGGTGCCAAGTAGAGCTTCATGCATACCACTTGGACACTTGAAAGCCTTCAATTTACTcctgttaaagaaaaaacaagaagtGTCTCATTTAATGGAGTGGTGAGTGCCAAATGTCTTTCCATGACTTTGACAAGACAGCAAGCTAAGCAAGAATCCAGCTTCTGCAAGAAACTTGAGGTTTCGGCTTCTGAAATGGCTTGGGAATTAATGAATTGGGTATTATATATCTGGACTTTGGtgactttttcctttaaagtgtTCAAATGTATGTTAGGCAGAAACTTGCTAGCAGCTGGTCAACTTCTAAAGCTGTAGATGAAGAACTAGATCAGAGGATCATTCTGTTGGTGTGATGGAGACTGGGGCTCTTATTCTAAATTACATTAAGGCCATTTTGGTAGAATGTTGGTGCGAGATgctaaaaattgcttttcacaAAGCCTTTGATTTGAAAAACACATGTGAGGTGAATTCTTAAAAATCCCATGAGACTTAAGCAAGTCCACTGCAGCTTAACAGCAGTAGCCTTTGGCTTGCTGTTTTTACTTACATGCTTTGTAAGCTCCTGTATCATTTTTGATGGCTCTGGGAGAGTTTAGCCTCCTATATTTTGGCTGCTCCTCCTTGAGACACTTGGTGTGTGAACACAGATAACTTATCTGTGGGGAACAAAGCCATAGGTTACAGCACATCTAGAGACAGGAGACATTGCTATTTGGCATCTGCTGCAATTTCGTTGTAGTGCAGTAGCCTGGGATTCTCAAACAAGGGCTGGCACAGGAAAATGTGCCACTACAGTGATCTTTTGCCTGGCATGTGGTGAGGCTTTAGGTAAAGAAGGGAGCAAGGAAATTGCAGTGCACAGCAGATTGCACTGTGTGTTCCTGGAGACCTCAGAATCTCTGCTGGTAGGCTGCAGCTTGGGCCAGCAGTGATGCTGTGACAATTTGCGTGACACGAGCTGGATTAGAGTTCATGTCACCCATGCTGTGATCTCATCCTGTGGGTGTACTTGAAACTGAAACACTTCCTTGCTACAGTTTCAGCAAAACACagctttgggaagggaaaaggattGGACGATGTGCTTGTGAAGTGAAAAAGCGTTTTACTTATGCTCTCCAGGGATGCTAGAAGAACTTTGGAGATGACATACATGTCTTGTGGCTCTGTTAGAAAAAGCAGCTGGGTGCAGGGCTCTGGGGTTGGCTGTCGTCGCTGCCACAGTTTTATTCTTACAGGGCAAGCTTGTCTCTGCAGATTTGGGTCAgagctttaggaaaaaaagtcagcagATCATCAGTGGATGAGCAGGTAAGGAACAGGTGAAACTGTAGTTGAGGACACAGTTGCCAGGTACAAGGATGAGGTGGCTGGGAAGGCTCTGACATTGATGTGAGAAAAGGCTAGCTGGTTGATGAACCCTATTTTAGACAAGAAACACAAGCTGTGATACAGCAGTACCATTCTGCAAAAGCCAGAAACGGTGTATTGTGTTTCCTTCTTAGACTTGCCTTCACTTAGaacaacattaatttttaaaaatccagtgaAGCTTGCTTTCCTGTGGATCTCAAGGGCTTTGCAGGCTCCCTCATGCCTGAAAAGGATGAAATGCTTctgtcattttattttgcttgggGCACTGATAAGAATTGGTCTCCAATCCTGGTTTTGCGGGACTTAAAAGAAGTAAGAAATTTTGAGGCCCCTCTCTTCATAATCTGGAGTTAAAATTGCCTGAAAACTTCAAAAGTTTGCTTTGAGTGGTGAGGTGTATGACCTGGTTGATAACGTTCCTGTGcaagcttttttcttcttccagcaaATCTGAAATATGGCCAAAGAAAGTGAGCTCCTGTCTGTCTCATTACGTGTTGTGTGGCAAAGACTTTCAACAGCTGCTGACGAGTCTGGTGTCTGCAAGTGTGGAGCTCTTCCTGGTCTAGGAAGTTACCTCCTTCCCTACCTCTCTCTCATGTAAGAATTTCTGGTACATGTAGGAAAGGGTAAGGGGAGAAAGCTCACATTTGCCTTCCAACCTTTTGTTTGCTGATAATGTTGCTTTTACTTGAATGAATTTCTGTGATCTCAGTAAAACTGCTGCCAGGCtactgctgcatttttatttaagggTCCTTCTGGCAGAGTATTAGTGACTTTATCATCTCTCTTCCCCAGGTCTAGGCACAGGTTGTTTGGGTGATGCTTGACTGAACATTGGGCTCTGGGTAGAGGTGATGTGAAGAAATACCTCATTCTCACCATTCACAGGATACTTCCATGGCTGTGTTGCCTCTCTTTCCTTCTGATGCTATTTTAAGTGTGATTTtcttaagtttgcattgcaagtCCTTTTAAAAAGGTGCCTAAGAGGCAGAAGTCTCTGCCTCTGAAACATGGCATTTCCCTCTGAAGGACCTGATACACTTACAATTTGATGAAgagtgctctgtgtgctgctcagTTGGAAATGGTGGCTGTGTTCCTGTTTGACTTgttcctgaaaaggaaaaaaaaaaaaaaaaaaaaaaaaaaacaaccccacacccacaaacaaacaacaagaaaccaaaccaaaacaacaacaaaaaaaaacccacaaaaaaaaaacccaaacaaaacaaaaacaaaaaagcccaaccaaacaaaccccagtgCTTGTCTAAGATATGGCAAAAATCTCCCTGCAATGGGAGTTAGGATATGGAGGAGAAACCCAGGTGAAAGCATGTGTGTGAATCATGTCAGCTAAACTGGTCACTGAAGCAGCAGAGGTAAGCTTGCACCTTTTCTTTTCACCTTGTATGGGTTCAGGGAAGAGGAAATCACTTGGGCATTGCAGAGGATCTAAGGTCCCCTGATGAACATAGGAGTGGGAAGTGCAGCACCAGGGCTAACTTTGGTACAGgctctgtgttgtgtttggaTGAAGGAAGCTGGAAGGTATTTGTCCTTGGAAGCAGGCTCTGTTTTTGCTCTCATTAGCGGAAGCATTTATTACTATCAGGAACTTGCAGCATAGAAGTGAAAGtaggagaaagaacaaaaggCTATGGTAATAATTTGGATTTTCTAAGCAAGAGGGGTAAATGGGAGAGAGAAGGATGTTCAGATCTTCTATTTCGACTCTGCCCAGGAGAGAGATGTGTGTTTGCCTGACATCAAGATCCAGTGCTGTTTCTCGCTGGGACTGGGGATGTTGGATTTTGCTTTGTCCTTTTGTAAGCATCTGATTCGACTGTTTTAAACATTTACAGGTGTTTGAAACAGTAAATTTACTGGATTATAACAGACTGGATGCCACGGTTGTTTGCACACGAATGGCAGATGTTGCAATAGATGTAGTTAGTGGAGTAGGGAGATCCCTTTTctacgggggggggggggggggggggggggggtggaacaCAAAGCAGAATGGCTCATACAAGGCTGCTTAACCAAAGAACTGCCTGGTGGCTTTCAGCTGTCTTTAGAGACAACAATCATCTGCCCCTGGAGGAGTTTGAAAACTAATATTCCAGGCACAGGTGTATGGTGAGTATAAATGAAGAggtaatttattatttacaggTGTAGATCCTGGCACATGTGCACAGTCAAAAAGGTGGGATGCTCTGAATTTGGTAGTGAGAACTCAGGTACGTCCCAACAGAGTGCAGAGAGAGCCTCTGTGGTTATGCTCCTGTTGGTATCTGGCCAGCAGATCTTTTCTGCCATCCCATTTTATTGTCTGGTCTGGTCTGTAGTGATTGTTGTACCTTCCCTGCAGAATTAGTGCAGCTTGAGGACTTGGGGAAGTGCCTGCTTTTGGCAATATGAGACAGTCACTTCTACTATTCTGTACTATGGATTAGTTGTTCCAGCTCAGAGGGATCCAGGAATTGTCTGTTCCATGTctccctgctgaggagggatTGGCTTAGTGATGTACTCAATGAGAGGGCATTCTTGGGATGAAGTTCCTCAGTTGGATTTCTTATTGTATCTGAAAGTACATCAGAGAGATACAATCTAGGTCACAGAAGCAGAACACTTGAAAAATGCCAGAGTTCCAGTGGATTAGGTAGCACATGGTTATCCTGTCCCTGCATACATGCAATTTGGGGATGAAAGTGGCATGTGATCACAAGAGCAAGGATGGCACCATCATCACCCTTTTGTATGGTATGCATTGAACTTGCAGCTACAGCCTCCATCCCACCATTCCTAACTCTGGACTTCCTATTAATTTTGCTCCTAAAggcaatttgaaaaaaaaaaaaaaaaaaaaaaaaaaaaactttattgtGTGcgaaactgaaagaaaatgagattaagTATTTGTGATTGCTGGCTTCTTCATGACTGGGATTTGAAGTGGGAACCCCCTTTGGTGCAGTAATCATCACTACTCAAGCTCCAGGGCCCACTGCTGCTTaaccagcagctggaggaagctTTTTGGTGAAGAAATCTATTCAGATGACAGAACAAGGCTTTAGATTTCATGTAAAGTTTCAGTGTGGGacagagaattttattttcagtttgtatTCTAGTTCTGGTTTGGTTGAGCCAGTTGtggggttggtggtttttttgttgtgtgtgtttgtttgtttgtttttgttgggttttttgtttggttgtttgagGGGTGtatttgtggtttgttttgttttgttttgttttttttgtttttgtttttttggttggggtttgtATTTTCCCCCTTCTGGTACATGGAGTTGGTGAATTTCCTGCTCCGTGTAGGACTTTGCACAAAGAAATGGGAAGATGAAAATTTCACTGTATTTCCTATCCAGGCTGCCCAACTGACTCTTGCTTCCAGGCTCTGGAGCTTGGGAGGGTTCCTGCTCCATGCGTGCTCCCTGTCAAGGAGAGAACAGAACCATGATTCCCGTGCCACAttcctgggaaagggaggagcagtgggaggcagcTTTCTATCTCACCCTGTTTCATTTGCTCTATCAAGCTGCAGGTAAGCTCAGGGCTTCTGGAAGCTTTCTTTGGCTGCCTGTCTAAACAAACCAGAGTCACCGAAAAACAACAGCTTTTAAGTCTAGTGCAAATTTAGGACGTAAAATTCTAGTGTTATTCCTAAAAATAGACACACAGCCATTTCCTCCATAAAACTCACTTCAGCAGCATTGGTATTTTTATGTCAAAAGGTTGAAGGAGAACGTGGGGGATGCTTGCCAACGGGGAGTGAGGGGAAAGCAAAGGCAGAGAAGGATGCTCTGACACAGAGGTATTGCTGTTACTTGCCGGCAGCGTTGATGCATAGATATCGGCTCCAGGTGCCTTAGGGAAGGTGACACTCGTCACTGGCTCCTTTACCCGTCTCCTCCTTTTTGATCCCTTCTCTCCCCgttctctgcagctccagtgTGCTTTGTTCCTGTGTGCGTCTGTGCTTTCGGCGCTTGGCACCTCCCCACACTGCCGCTGGGCTCCACTCCCTCCTTCCTTGCCCTGCTCCTTGCATCCCTGCTGGGTTTTCAGCCGGTGACCGTGTTCCTCCTCGCCGGGCACCGAAGGCTGCGGGGCTGGTGCCGGGCTCCGCTCCGGCCGCGGGCTCCTCCTCGCCGCGGCCGTGCGGCGGGCCGGGGACGCGGAGCGCCCGCCGCCGCTCTGGTTCACCGGGGCTCACGCAAACAGCACACGCAAACACCCTGCCAGCACGCTGCTGGGCTGAGGCAAAGCGGCACTGCGTCAGAAATCAGGTTTGCATCCCTCCCGCGCCGGTGTGCTGCCAGGGAGGCGTGAAgggcgcacacacacacacacacacaggcgAAGTGATCCCGCTGTTCTCGGTTCCTGCCCCGCTGGCACTGATGCTCAGCAGAGACACGGCTGGAGAAGGCTCTGCTCATCTCTGCTGCATGGGGCTGCACCCAGGGCGTCCGAGGAGCTGAGATGGACACTGCACAGCCCTCTGCAGACACAGAGGTGTTGGCAAAAGGCGTCTACCGGAGCGATAATCCCACCGAATTTCGAGGCCCAGCTCCAAAGCGTCGTGTCACAACTTTTTAACAAAGTAATTGGATACCTTGTTTTAAAAGGGCAGAATGATGTAAATCCCCTGAGCCTGGTTTTCAGAAATGCCTGTTTCTAGAGGATCTATTTTAGAATATAATAACCTATCCTGACACAGACCTTCAGCAGGGAAATCTTCAACTGCGTGATGCTTTGTAAGCGAAATCACAGCCAGCTGAAAagagctgtgtgctggaaaGAGCCAAGCAGCCTTAATTTAGGAGTCATTTTTTGCACAGACACTTCAGCTCAACAGAAAAGAGAGCTCAGCTGCCAACAAGTGCACCAGTTTGGACAAGGGAATGGAAaactctgttttttcttctatttactATGTTTTGAGTTGTCCTTTCAGGATGCATGGGCAGCTTTGTAAAATCTATCAGAGGCACACACTTTGGTCCATCTTTTAACGTTGTACAATTGTTCACAGTATTGCCTTAGAAACGCCTTAGTCCAGTGACCTTTTATAGCACTGATTAGCTGCCAAATAATCGGTGTTTGAAAGACTCTGGACATGATTCTTCTCTCCTTCACAGTTTTTCTCCTCTTGACATCAGCTTACTTCATTGGAGCTACTCATTCCCTGCAGGTTTGTGTGGAGGCCCAGGGGCTTATCCccaaggcagctgtgccccagccctggagggacCAAGGCAAATGGGGAAAGATACCCTTTTAGATCAAGGCAAGGGAATTCTTCCTCCCGCGGGCCTTTGCAGCCACATGTTAATTTCTTAGGTTTCGTTGTTCTATTGGTTTGTAAAGTTTACATCAGCCTGTCCAGCCCCCGTTCACCACATATGCGCCCTTCCTAGaatgttcttccttcccttgaaCCCCATTGGGTTAATTTTGCCACAGTGTTATCCCCCTGTTACCCCATTAGCTCCCCCCAGTCCACGTTTACTCTTTTGCACCACTTTTTCCTATTCCTGTTGGACCCTGACCTCAGACCCGCCCAAGCTGTCTCGTTTATAACCCTGTGCCCTCGGCCCTCTCCTTGCTCAATTCTGGTatctggtgggttttggtttcaCTTGATCCTGTGCACGTGTGCGGAGATTACCAGTCTCCTGAAGCGTACTTGTAAGCGCCTCTTCCCTAAACAATACCTTCTTTACACCTGAAAGTGTTCTTTAGAGTGTTGTGTGACTTTGCTGTTGTAAATTTTCCTGTCTGCATCCGATAGAGGATCAGAATAAAACACTTGTTATAAAAGcactaaataatttctttcgGTGTTGTAGGCAGTACAATTCCAAATATTAACTCAGTTGTGGCTCATGGCAAGGTTTAGACTAGTGCTGAAttaaaaagcaatgaaatgcTTTTTCAGTCACCTTTCAGAAGTATTT contains:
- the YPEL5 gene encoding LOW QUALITY PROTEIN: protein yippee-like 5 (The sequence of the model RefSeq protein was modified relative to this genomic sequence to represent the inferred CDS: inserted 1 base in 1 codon); this encodes MPSPVSRETWEEIFLDHIGGTRLFSCXNCDTILTNRSELISTRFTGATGRAFLFNKVVNLQYSEVQDRVMLTGRHMVRDVSCKNCNSKLGWIYEFATEDSQRYKEGRVILERALVRESEGFEEHVPSDNS